A single genomic interval of Adhaeribacter pallidiroseus harbors:
- a CDS encoding SDR family NAD(P)-dependent oxidoreductase translates to MRLADKVIIVTGSCTGIGKAIAERCVAEGAKVIIHGLEQDLGEAVAAKLGSLKSVLHIEDLTAPDAPQHVVDVALQTFGRLDAVVNNAALVISSNIHTTDAAFLRKVLEVNTVAPLTLIKAALPHLSKNRGCVLNIGSVNAWSGEPNLLAYSISKGALMTMTRNLGDTLHRENGVRVNQINPGWVLTENEAQRKHEQGLPEDWYKAIPDVFAPAGRIIWPAEMAAAAIYWLADESGPISGQVVDLEQHPFMGRNPPKDASTLTPTTS, encoded by the coding sequence ATGCGCTTAGCAGACAAAGTTATTATTGTAACGGGCAGTTGCACCGGTATTGGCAAAGCCATTGCTGAGCGTTGTGTAGCGGAAGGAGCTAAAGTTATTATTCATGGACTGGAACAAGATTTAGGAGAAGCAGTAGCGGCTAAATTAGGATCGCTAAAATCTGTTTTACATATCGAAGATTTGACTGCCCCTGATGCTCCGCAACATGTAGTAGATGTAGCTTTACAAACTTTTGGCCGCTTGGATGCCGTGGTGAACAATGCGGCACTGGTAATTTCGTCGAACATCCATACCACCGATGCAGCTTTTCTCCGGAAGGTACTGGAGGTAAATACGGTGGCTCCGCTGACCTTAATTAAAGCCGCGTTGCCGCATCTTTCTAAAAACCGGGGCTGTGTGCTGAACATTGGTTCGGTAAATGCCTGGAGCGGCGAGCCTAATTTGTTAGCTTATAGCATTTCCAAAGGCGCACTCATGACCATGACCCGCAACCTAGGCGATACCTTGCACCGGGAAAACGGCGTACGGGTAAACCAAATTAATCCGGGTTGGGTATTAACCGAAAACGAAGCCCAGCGCAAACACGAACAAGGTTTACCCGAAGATTGGTACAAAGCCATTCCGGATGTATTTGCCCCGGCGGGTCGCATTATCTGGCCCGCCGAAATGGCGGCCGCCGCTATTTACTGGCTCGCCGATGAAAGCGGACCCATTAGCGGCCAGGTAGTGGATCTGGAGCAGCATCCATTTATGGGCCGTAATCCACCCAAAGATGCCAGTACACTCACTCCAACCACAAGTTAA
- a CDS encoding sugar phosphate isomerase/epimerase family protein, whose amino-acid sequence MPQLAAFPKAFMQALCKDGSMSIKEWIDLATPLNIDGLEWYAGFLEMADEKNWPIFRQMVEEKGKVIPMLCCSPDFTHPDAAFREKEIQQQKRWISMAQALGCSYCRVLSGQRRPELTMEQGVNLAAECIMACLPYAQERGITLILENHYKDDFWEYPEFAQKMEVFCQLVEKVQHPNFGVNYDPSNTYLAGEDPLALLRRVSHRVVTMHASDRYLIEGTVDDLRREEGGATGYAQRLRHGEIGKGLNDYDAIFTELKRVGFNGWISIEDGVEGMEQLERSVAFLRKKITEYWPEH is encoded by the coding sequence ATGCCCCAACTAGCGGCCTTCCCGAAAGCGTTTATGCAAGCTCTTTGTAAAGATGGTTCCATGTCCATTAAAGAATGGATTGATTTGGCTACGCCGTTAAACATCGATGGCCTGGAATGGTACGCGGGATTTCTGGAAATGGCCGATGAAAAAAACTGGCCTATTTTTCGGCAAATGGTCGAAGAAAAAGGCAAAGTTATTCCGATGTTGTGCTGTTCCCCCGATTTTACGCACCCCGATGCTGCTTTCCGCGAAAAAGAAATTCAGCAGCAAAAGCGCTGGATTAGTATGGCCCAGGCTTTGGGCTGTTCGTATTGCCGGGTTTTGTCGGGGCAGCGCCGGCCCGAGTTAACGATGGAGCAAGGTGTAAATTTGGCGGCCGAATGCATTATGGCTTGTTTACCGTACGCGCAGGAGCGGGGTATTACGCTCATTCTGGAAAATCATTACAAAGACGATTTTTGGGAATACCCGGAATTTGCCCAGAAAATGGAAGTTTTCTGTCAATTAGTCGAAAAAGTGCAGCATCCCAACTTCGGGGTAAATTACGACCCTAGCAATACGTACCTGGCCGGCGAAGATCCACTGGCATTGCTCCGGCGGGTGTCGCACCGGGTAGTAACCATGCACGCCAGCGACCGCTATTTAATCGAAGGAACTGTAGACGATTTGCGCCGCGAAGAAGGCGGAGCCACGGGTTACGCGCAACGCTTGCGCCACGGCGAGATTGGCAAAGGCCTAAACGATTACGACGCTATTTTTACAGAACTGAAACGCGTGGGTTTTAACGGCTGGATCAGCATAGAAGACGGCGTAGAAGGCATGGAACAACTCGAGCGAAGTGTCGCTTTTCTCCGCAAAAAAATAACAGAGTACTGGCCAGAACATTAA
- a CDS encoding acyltransferase family protein gives MAITAQRFTALDVFRGMTVCFMIIVNTPGNGATTFSPLLHAKWHGFTPTDLVFPSFLFAVGNALSFVMNRYRTMPTSQVWTKILKRVIIIFMLGFLMYWFPFVHWEEGRLVGNELGSTRIFGVLQRIALCFGIAALLVYYLDGRRALMVSIVGLLVYWALLLLFGEPGAQLTLHGNAVLKLDNWLVGAKHLYMGEGVPFDPEGLLSTLPAVANVTAGFAAGHFLQKQGKNYEALAKLLLTGCTLLLAAYLWNLTFPINKKLWTSSFVVLTVAIDCIILALLVYVIDLRGKTTWTYFFEVFGRNPLFIYLLSEVLSILLYFFRTGDESYYAAIFKSVFLPLGGYVGSFLFAIIFMLICWIVGYLLDKRKIYIRV, from the coding sequence ATGGCTATAACTGCCCAGCGATTTACTGCCCTGGATGTTTTCCGGGGAATGACGGTTTGTTTTATGATTATTGTAAACACCCCCGGCAATGGAGCTACTACTTTTTCGCCGTTGCTGCACGCCAAATGGCACGGCTTTACGCCTACCGATTTAGTTTTTCCGTCGTTCTTATTCGCGGTGGGCAATGCGCTTAGCTTTGTGATGAACCGGTACCGAACTATGCCAACCAGCCAGGTGTGGACTAAAATTTTGAAGCGGGTAATTATAATATTTATGCTGGGCTTTTTAATGTACTGGTTTCCGTTTGTGCATTGGGAAGAAGGCCGGCTGGTGGGTAATGAATTAGGCAGCACCCGGATCTTTGGGGTTTTGCAACGCATTGCTTTATGCTTTGGCATAGCGGCACTGCTGGTTTATTATTTAGATGGGCGAAGAGCCTTAATGGTTTCCATTGTTGGTCTATTGGTGTACTGGGCCTTGCTTTTATTATTCGGGGAACCCGGCGCCCAGTTAACTTTACACGGCAACGCCGTATTAAAGCTCGATAATTGGTTAGTGGGCGCCAAACATTTGTACATGGGCGAAGGCGTACCTTTTGACCCGGAAGGTTTATTGAGTACTTTACCGGCCGTGGCCAACGTAACAGCGGGTTTTGCGGCGGGCCATTTCCTGCAAAAACAAGGCAAAAACTACGAAGCTTTGGCAAAATTGCTTTTAACCGGTTGCACTTTGTTATTAGCGGCCTATCTCTGGAACTTAACTTTCCCGATCAATAAAAAACTCTGGACCAGTTCGTTTGTGGTGCTTACCGTGGCTATCGACTGCATTATTTTGGCCTTGCTGGTTTACGTGATTGATTTACGCGGTAAAACCACCTGGACCTACTTTTTTGAAGTATTTGGGCGAAATCCCCTTTTTATTTACTTACTATCCGAAGTGCTGTCTATTTTATTGTACTTCTTCCGGACTGGTGACGAAAGTTATTACGCCGCTATTTTTAAGTCGGTTTTTTTACCGCTTGGTGGTTACGTCGGCTCGTTTTTGTTTGCCATTATTTTTATGCTGATTTGCTGGATAGTAGGCTATCTGCTGGATAAGCGAAAAATATACATCCGGGTATAA
- a CDS encoding oxidoreductase, which produces MATTIKVGLIGYGMAGQVFHAPIITSVPGLELTKIRVTNPAHRQLATARYPEAELVHDSEKIFADKTIDLVVIATPNDLHYSLAEAALLAGKHVIVDKPFTITAIEADNLIALAEKQNKVLSVHHNRRWDSNARTLRKIIAGDFVGRLVDLEIHFDRYRPFLRPGAWREEDTPGSGILYDLGAHLLDEAQCLFGLPEYITADERTQRTGSKTIDNFTVVLDYEAGFKVTLKAGMLVRQLGPTYVLHGEKGSFIKYGTDVQEVALKAGQHPQNTPDWGVEPETNWGTLNTEYEGQHITGKIESEPGDYREYFINVYQAITEGEGLAVTAEQARNVIRLIELARQSSAERRTIKLID; this is translated from the coding sequence ATGGCTACAACAATTAAAGTAGGTTTAATTGGTTACGGCATGGCCGGGCAGGTTTTTCATGCACCTATTATTACCAGCGTGCCCGGTTTAGAGTTAACTAAAATTCGGGTAACCAACCCGGCACACCGGCAATTGGCCACCGCACGTTATCCCGAGGCCGAACTGGTACATGATTCAGAAAAAATTTTTGCCGATAAGACCATTGACCTGGTAGTAATTGCCACACCGAACGATTTACACTATTCTTTGGCTGAAGCGGCTTTACTGGCCGGAAAACACGTAATAGTAGATAAGCCTTTCACCATTACTGCTATAGAAGCCGATAATCTGATTGCCCTGGCCGAAAAACAGAATAAAGTATTATCGGTGCACCATAATCGGCGTTGGGATAGTAATGCCCGCACGCTCCGGAAAATAATTGCCGGTGATTTTGTGGGCCGTTTGGTTGATTTAGAAATTCATTTCGACCGGTACCGCCCGTTTTTGCGGCCGGGAGCCTGGCGGGAAGAAGATACGCCGGGCTCCGGCATATTATACGATTTGGGCGCGCACCTACTCGACGAGGCGCAGTGTTTATTTGGTTTACCTGAATATATTACGGCCGATGAACGGACCCAGCGGACCGGCAGTAAAACCATTGATAACTTTACCGTAGTACTGGACTACGAAGCAGGATTTAAAGTTACTTTAAAAGCCGGCATGCTGGTGCGCCAATTAGGGCCAACCTACGTTTTGCACGGCGAAAAAGGTAGTTTTATAAAATACGGTACCGATGTGCAGGAAGTGGCGTTGAAAGCGGGCCAGCATCCGCAAAATACGCCTGACTGGGGAGTAGAACCGGAAACTAACTGGGGAACTTTAAACACCGAATACGAGGGGCAACATATAACCGGTAAAATAGAAAGCGAACCCGGCGATTACCGCGAATATTTCATAAACGTTTACCAAGCCATTACGGAAGGCGAAGGATTAGCCGTTACCGCAGAGCAAGCCCGTAATGTCATCCGGCTCATTGAACTGGCCCGCCAAAGCAGCGCCGAAAGAAGAACAATTAAGTTAATTGACTAG
- a CDS encoding DUF433 domain-containing protein has product MNYGAINIDYETMGGTPVFTGTRVPIQTLFDYIEGGDDLNEFLDDYPTVLKEVAIQVLEMAKKTLTNEKMLYENFAG; this is encoded by the coding sequence ATGAACTACGGTGCAATTAATATTGATTATGAAACTATGGGTGGGACGCCGGTTTTTACCGGAACACGCGTTCCAATTCAAACCCTTTTTGACTATATAGAAGGTGGTGATGACCTTAATGAATTTTTGGATGATTATCCTACCGTTTTAAAAGAAGTTGCTATTCAGGTATTGGAGATGGCAAAAAAGACGTTGACCAACGAAAAGATGCTCTATGAAAATTTTGCTGGATGA
- a CDS encoding sugar phosphate isomerase/epimerase family protein: MKLTRRTFIKTSALALAGSTWAGQQLFAAKPPKEVVGIQLYSVRDEMKADPLGTLQQIAKMGYKHVEHAGYANGKFYGSTPAEFKKILTDLGLRMPSGHSVLGKQHYDATTKDFTDEWKKTVADAAEVGQEFVISPWMDESLRQDQDGLMRFLDGFNKCGELCQKSGVKFGYHNHDFEFFSKLNNKTLFDIILENTDAKLVAQQLDIGNMYGAGGRALDIMKKYPGRFESMHVKDEIKSTEKNSMSGYESTILGKGVVPVKDIVELGRKMGGTRHFIIEQESYQGKTPLASVQEDLAIMKKWGFKSI; this comes from the coding sequence ATGAAATTAACGCGCAGAACATTTATTAAAACAAGCGCCTTGGCGCTAGCGGGTTCTACTTGGGCCGGCCAGCAGCTATTTGCCGCCAAACCGCCCAAAGAAGTAGTAGGCATTCAGTTGTATTCGGTGCGCGACGAGATGAAAGCCGACCCTTTAGGTACTTTGCAGCAGATTGCCAAAATGGGGTATAAACACGTAGAACACGCTGGTTATGCCAATGGTAAATTTTATGGCTCCACTCCGGCTGAATTTAAAAAAATACTAACGGATTTAGGTTTGCGTATGCCCAGCGGCCATTCGGTTTTAGGCAAGCAGCACTACGACGCCACCACCAAAGATTTTACCGACGAGTGGAAGAAAACCGTAGCGGATGCCGCGGAAGTAGGACAAGAATTTGTTATCAGTCCTTGGATGGATGAAAGCTTACGGCAAGATCAGGATGGCTTAATGCGCTTTCTGGATGGTTTTAATAAATGTGGAGAACTTTGCCAGAAATCCGGGGTAAAGTTTGGCTACCATAATCACGACTTCGAGTTTTTCTCGAAGCTGAACAACAAGACTTTGTTTGATATCATCCTGGAAAATACCGATGCTAAATTAGTAGCCCAGCAATTAGATATTGGTAACATGTACGGCGCCGGGGGCCGGGCTTTGGATATTATGAAAAAATATCCGGGTCGGTTTGAATCCATGCACGTGAAAGACGAGATAAAAAGCACGGAAAAAAATTCTATGAGCGGGTACGAAAGTACCATACTGGGTAAAGGAGTGGTTCCGGTAAAAGATATAGTAGAATTAGGCCGGAAAATGGGCGGTACCCGTCATTTCATCATCGAACAAGAGTCTTACCAAGGTAAAACGCCGCTAGCTTCCGTGCAAGAAGATTTAGCCATCATGAAAAAATGGGGTTTTAAATCTATTTAA
- a CDS encoding Gfo/Idh/MocA family protein: MSAFSSRRKFIQQLGASSLLLAGGSVHALAEPEETREQRLLAAEKKIAANDKIRVACIGMGIMGFNDVRSALQVPGVELAGVCDLYTGRLDRAKELFGANVITTKDYRALLERSDIDAVIIAPSDNWHARMTIDALNKGKAVYCEKPMVQKISEGLPMIEAQKKSGKPLQIGSQWVSGLSVEKGREYYKAGEIGQLTVVEAATDRQSALGAWQYTMPLDASPETVDWDRYIAGAGKIAYDPKKFFWWRNYRDFGTGMAGDLFVHLLSTIHTVTGSLGPTRIYSSGGLTYWKDGRDVPDIMTAIMEYPQTPEHPAFEVMLRVNFVSGMGEAGTSRFVGSEGVMEIGGNSVKVSHSKMGKAPGIGGWDALQTYPQAMQQKLQEQYNQKYSPEDQSPALKTSFVYQTPGNHNMHLAHVTNFFEAVRNNKPIVEDGAFGFRAAAPSLACNDSYYEKKIINWDPVNMKLAKTGKKS; encoded by the coding sequence ATGTCAGCTTTTTCTTCGCGCCGCAAATTTATTCAACAACTGGGAGCATCTTCTTTACTACTGGCCGGGGGCTCCGTGCACGCCTTAGCCGAACCCGAAGAAACCAGGGAACAACGATTACTGGCCGCTGAAAAGAAAATTGCGGCGAATGATAAAATCCGGGTGGCATGCATTGGCATGGGCATTATGGGTTTTAACGATGTGCGATCGGCTTTGCAAGTGCCGGGAGTGGAGCTAGCCGGGGTTTGCGATTTATATACCGGCCGGTTAGATCGAGCCAAGGAATTATTTGGCGCGAACGTAATAACTACCAAAGACTACCGGGCGCTTTTAGAGCGGAGCGACATTGATGCTGTTATAATTGCCCCTAGCGATAACTGGCACGCGCGTATGACCATCGATGCTTTAAACAAAGGTAAAGCCGTTTATTGCGAAAAACCGATGGTGCAAAAAATTAGCGAAGGATTACCCATGATTGAGGCGCAAAAAAAGAGTGGTAAACCGTTGCAAATTGGTAGCCAATGGGTAAGCGGCCTTTCCGTTGAAAAAGGGCGCGAATATTATAAAGCCGGCGAAATTGGCCAACTAACCGTTGTGGAAGCCGCTACCGACCGTCAAAGTGCCCTGGGAGCCTGGCAATACACCATGCCCCTGGATGCCTCGCCGGAAACCGTAGATTGGGATCGCTATATTGCCGGAGCCGGTAAAATAGCCTACGATCCTAAAAAATTCTTTTGGTGGCGCAATTACCGCGATTTTGGCACCGGCATGGCCGGCGACTTATTTGTGCATTTATTATCTACTATTCATACGGTTACGGGTTCGCTGGGGCCAACCCGCATTTACTCTTCGGGGGGCTTAACTTACTGGAAAGACGGTCGCGACGTGCCCGACATTATGACGGCCATTATGGAATACCCGCAAACGCCGGAACATCCTGCCTTTGAAGTTATGTTGCGGGTAAATTTTGTAAGCGGCATGGGCGAAGCCGGCACCTCCCGGTTTGTGGGCAGCGAAGGCGTCATGGAAATTGGCGGTAACTCGGTAAAAGTTAGCCATAGTAAAATGGGAAAAGCGCCGGGCATTGGGGGCTGGGATGCCTTGCAAACGTATCCGCAAGCCATGCAGCAAAAATTACAGGAGCAATATAACCAAAAGTACTCCCCCGAAGATCAAAGTCCGGCTTTAAAAACCTCGTTTGTTTACCAAACTCCCGGCAACCACAACATGCATTTGGCCCACGTAACTAACTTTTTCGAGGCCGTGCGGAACAACAAACCTATCGTGGAAGATGGCGCTTTTGGCTTCCGGGCGGCGGCTCCCAGCTTAGCCTGTAACGATAGTTACTACGAAAAGAAAATTATCAACTGGGATCCGGTAAATATGAAACTTGCCAAAACCGGCAAAAAGAGCTAG
- a CDS encoding AsmA-like C-terminal region-containing protein, producing the protein MRLNVSTKKYIFIFLILFGILSIAFEVIARIYQQKATSYIRTRFQLQSNLILAPFTTSFSIWKHFPRATFTFHNLSLVDASGPTRLEVAAVKHAEIILPLTQFNLHHIKVARVVLNDFMFHQVVDENGNKNGLRFRKIVNPDTTSEKLLFRIKNVVIHKGRLISVNRFKKSAYAININQTKLAVERTKNELLINGNLDGVINYYATNQRKLYQNQTFVINGHYKYQLQKKQGTIYQTQALINNSQIHISGTHSRLTSGEGSYLNISMAGYQPVLPIFRQIMPPTVLATINKLRSNSRVYLIGRFQGESGPRLRPRSTVKFRLNNGEFYLPGNNKVIQKVVLAGILDNGPQHLPETSRLWLSRLNAQMGKGFVQMQVDLKNFTKPAFTIQGKGQLDLPELAQILTLPLTQAQQGLISGNLKISGVLPDSLRGSSPVVNGQGEIQIKQATFQPNGFVVLCRNVNGKLLFSDKDLRLQNLGGQLAGKSFNLNASIQNYLPFLFGQPGLLRAKVDVKAAALHADWLQGNLYAANSSPESPAAVEQNSGMYRRVHLRTASQESYRLVNHTTSPKKAASQPKTANSGVNRVLQSLLQTASSQVNVQVGVLSLTNKEALHGLQFQVNQLGQRVTLSNMHFSSADGGKATAQGGFRLTKAGIRSPYLIATLHYNFFNLQTFMLHLAELKSLAPQTERSARTSKQQRTGVMPQNDFYAQLRVSAQQVQYEYLHGSDLILRVNLNKNRAQLTQLSLKAFGGQINSHGNMLLTHSRQRFPLRLQAKVTGINLQQLFVVANQMNMDVLRSENIRGEVECHVALVTELDQTFSPSFDRTAAYANATFRNMELIEVTPIQNALRFLRKERVQHLYFDDVTTQFVMQNNRFITPKLRMNSNLTDFELSGKYEMRGGADLNMDINVLNVLFGNNKRRIEKIQDSVATESSSNMQHLVLTRQQDKYKVKLSNKKDRLATTKALQEEFINVLRQNQLDTLFTLSRQ; encoded by the coding sequence ATGCGCCTAAATGTGAGTACTAAAAAGTACATATTTATTTTCCTGATTTTATTTGGCATTCTCAGCATTGCTTTTGAAGTAATTGCCCGAATTTACCAGCAAAAGGCTACTTCTTATATCCGAACCCGCTTTCAACTACAATCAAATTTAATTCTGGCGCCGTTTACTACTTCATTTTCCATCTGGAAGCATTTTCCGAGGGCTACTTTTACCTTTCACAACTTATCGCTGGTGGATGCCAGCGGACCGACCCGGCTGGAGGTAGCCGCCGTGAAGCACGCTGAAATAATTTTACCCTTAACTCAGTTTAATTTACATCATATAAAAGTAGCTCGGGTAGTATTGAATGATTTTATGTTTCACCAGGTAGTGGATGAGAATGGAAATAAAAACGGATTACGTTTCCGGAAAATAGTAAACCCCGATACCACTTCAGAAAAGCTGCTTTTCCGGATAAAAAATGTTGTTATTCATAAAGGCCGGCTGATTAGCGTAAATCGATTTAAAAAATCAGCTTACGCTATAAATATTAACCAGACCAAATTAGCCGTAGAACGAACCAAGAACGAATTGCTTATAAATGGCAACCTGGATGGAGTCATAAATTACTACGCTACTAACCAAAGAAAACTTTATCAAAATCAAACTTTTGTAATAAATGGTCATTACAAATACCAACTTCAAAAAAAACAAGGTACAATTTATCAAACGCAAGCTTTAATCAATAACAGCCAAATTCATATTAGCGGCACCCACTCCCGCTTAACTTCCGGCGAAGGATCGTACTTAAATATCAGTATGGCCGGTTATCAGCCAGTTTTACCTATTTTCCGGCAAATTATGCCGCCTACGGTGTTAGCTACTATAAACAAATTAAGATCTAATAGCCGGGTTTATTTAATTGGGCGATTTCAGGGAGAAAGCGGCCCCCGACTACGGCCCCGGAGTACCGTTAAATTCAGGTTAAATAACGGCGAATTTTACTTACCTGGCAATAACAAAGTAATCCAAAAAGTAGTGCTGGCCGGCATACTGGATAACGGGCCGCAGCACCTGCCGGAAACAAGCCGCTTGTGGTTATCCCGGTTAAATGCCCAAATGGGAAAAGGATTCGTGCAAATGCAGGTAGATTTAAAAAACTTTACGAAACCTGCCTTTACGATTCAAGGAAAAGGACAGCTGGATTTGCCGGAACTTGCCCAAATTCTGACTTTGCCGCTAACCCAAGCCCAGCAAGGTTTAATTTCCGGAAATTTAAAAATTAGCGGCGTGCTGCCCGATTCTTTACGGGGTAGTTCCCCTGTAGTAAATGGTCAAGGAGAAATCCAAATTAAACAAGCCACTTTTCAACCAAATGGGTTTGTAGTGCTGTGCCGTAATGTGAATGGTAAACTATTATTTTCGGATAAAGATTTACGCTTGCAAAATTTGGGTGGCCAGTTAGCCGGCAAATCTTTTAACCTCAATGCCTCTATCCAAAACTACTTGCCTTTTTTATTTGGACAACCAGGACTGCTCCGGGCCAAAGTAGATGTTAAAGCTGCAGCTTTACACGCCGATTGGTTGCAGGGTAATTTATACGCAGCTAATTCCTCGCCCGAGTCTCCTGCTGCAGTAGAGCAAAATTCCGGTATGTACCGCCGGGTTCATCTTCGTACTGCTTCTCAAGAATCTTACCGGTTAGTTAATCATACAACCAGCCCAAAAAAAGCAGCCAGTCAACCCAAAACCGCTAACTCCGGAGTAAACCGGGTCTTGCAATCTTTATTGCAAACGGCCAGTTCACAGGTAAATGTGCAAGTAGGAGTTCTAAGCCTTACCAACAAAGAAGCTTTACACGGATTACAGTTTCAGGTAAATCAGTTGGGGCAGCGCGTTACGCTGTCGAACATGCATTTTAGCTCCGCCGATGGCGGTAAGGCCACTGCGCAGGGAGGTTTTCGTTTAACCAAGGCGGGTATTCGTTCTCCTTATTTAATCGCAACGCTGCACTATAATTTTTTTAATTTACAAACCTTTATGCTGCACCTGGCCGAGTTAAAAAGCCTGGCTCCGCAAACGGAGCGTTCCGCTCGGACCAGCAAACAACAGCGCACAGGCGTTATGCCGCAAAATGATTTTTATGCCCAACTGCGGGTAAGTGCCCAACAAGTACAGTATGAGTACTTGCACGGTTCGGATTTAATTTTGCGGGTAAACCTAAATAAAAATCGCGCACAGCTTACTCAATTAAGCTTAAAGGCTTTTGGCGGACAGATTAACAGCCACGGCAACATGCTTTTAACTCATTCGCGCCAACGCTTTCCGTTACGTTTACAAGCTAAAGTTACGGGTATAAACTTGCAACAACTTTTTGTTGTGGCGAACCAAATGAACATGGATGTGCTGCGCAGTGAAAACATCCGGGGCGAAGTAGAATGCCATGTTGCTTTAGTAACCGAATTAGATCAAACATTTTCTCCTTCCTTCGATCGGACGGCCGCCTACGCAAATGCTACTTTCCGGAATATGGAATTGATAGAAGTTACTCCTATCCAAAATGCCCTGCGTTTTCTGCGCAAAGAACGTGTGCAACACTTATACTTTGATGATGTAACAACCCAATTTGTGATGCAGAATAACCGGTTTATTACCCCAAAATTACGCATGAACAGCAACTTAACTGATTTTGAATTAAGTGGAAAATACGAAATGCGCGGCGGCGCCGATTTAAACATGGATATAAATGTGTTAAATGTACTTTTTGGCAATAATAAACGACGCATAGAGAAAATTCAGGATTCGGTAGCCACCGAAAGTAGTTCTAATATGCAGCACTTAGTATTAACCCGGCAGCAGGATAAGTACAAAGTAAAACTATCCAACAAAAAAGATCGCCTAGCTACGACCAAAGCGCTTCAGGAAGAGTTTATAAACGTGTTACGGCAAAACCAATTAGATACTTTATTTACTTTAAGCCGGCAGTAA